Proteins encoded by one window of Leptospira barantonii:
- the trpA gene encoding tryptophan synthase subunit alpha → MSAIASVFSQEKSAFIPYISLGDPDYESCVAWADALIRGGAGILELGIPFTDPTADGPVIQKAFKRALAHPFSMKKILEITAEIHKLHPQTPLVYLTYFNPLYSMGLETFAEIAKNSGIQGLIIPDLPYDTPEAEEFFTQLEKRKIDFIHLVTPATTEERIKSMKSLASGFIYYVTSYGVTGERTAIANGLQERIKLVKKLVSLPVCAGFGISTADQAKEISAYADGVIIGSAVQRIIEEHGSDRETCVQKLFSYATSVRSSMR, encoded by the coding sequence TTGAGCGCGATCGCTTCCGTATTCTCACAAGAGAAAAGTGCATTCATTCCTTACATCTCTCTCGGTGATCCCGATTATGAATCCTGCGTAGCTTGGGCGGACGCGCTCATTCGAGGCGGCGCCGGAATTTTAGAACTTGGAATTCCGTTCACCGATCCGACCGCGGACGGACCCGTAATTCAAAAGGCGTTCAAACGCGCGCTTGCACATCCGTTTTCCATGAAAAAAATTCTCGAGATCACCGCGGAGATTCACAAGTTGCATCCGCAAACTCCGCTTGTGTATCTGACTTACTTCAATCCCCTCTATTCTATGGGACTTGAAACCTTCGCGGAGATCGCGAAAAATTCCGGCATTCAAGGATTGATCATTCCCGATCTTCCGTATGATACCCCGGAAGCGGAAGAATTCTTCACTCAACTCGAAAAAAGAAAGATCGATTTCATCCATCTTGTAACACCCGCAACGACCGAGGAAAGAATCAAATCTATGAAGTCTCTCGCGTCCGGTTTTATCTACTACGTGACTTCGTACGGAGTTACGGGAGAAAGAACCGCGATCGCAAACGGACTTCAGGAAAGAATCAAACTCGTAAAAAAATTGGTCTCCCTTCCGGTCTGCGCCGGTTTCGGAATTTCTACAGCCGATCAGGCGAAAGAAATTTCCGCATACGCCGACGGTGTGATCATCGGTTCCGCGGTTCAGAGAATCATCGAGGAACACGGCTCCGATCGGGAAACCTGTGTTCAGAAATTATTTTCCTACGCTACGTCCGTGCGTTCTTCCATGAGATAA
- the trpB gene encoding tryptophan synthase subunit beta translates to MGKEHHFGKEGYFGEFGGRYSPEILHDALVELEATYKKLKKSKHFKKELEYYRKNYIGRPSPLTHAERLSKAWGGARIWLKREDLNHTGAHKINNTIGQVLIAKAMGKTRIIAETGAGQHGVATATVGAMFKMETVVYMGDEDLRRQELNAIRMRMMGAKVVGVSSGTATLKDATSEAMRDWALNVSNTHYIVGSSIGPHPFPTIVRDFQSVIGIESRKQFKKVNGKLPNAVIACVGGGSNAIGMFYGFLKDKKVKLYGVEAGGYSTKPGEHSATIQFGKTGFLHGTKTLVIQDEAGQIVPAHSVSAGLDYPGVGPEHAHFHKSGRVTYANVDDEGALDAFLEVCRIEGIIPALETSHAFRYAKDLAKTMGKKEDILICLSGRGDKDVAEVARLRKGEFV, encoded by the coding sequence ATGGGAAAAGAACATCATTTCGGAAAAGAGGGTTACTTCGGAGAATTCGGCGGACGTTATTCTCCCGAAATTCTTCACGACGCGCTCGTGGAACTCGAAGCCACGTATAAAAAACTGAAGAAGAGCAAACACTTCAAAAAAGAACTCGAGTATTATCGCAAAAATTATATCGGAAGGCCTTCTCCGCTTACTCATGCCGAACGTCTTTCCAAGGCTTGGGGCGGCGCGAGAATCTGGCTGAAACGCGAAGACCTCAATCATACCGGAGCGCATAAGATCAATAACACGATCGGTCAGGTGTTGATCGCAAAGGCGATGGGTAAAACAAGAATTATCGCCGAAACCGGAGCGGGACAACACGGGGTTGCAACCGCGACCGTGGGCGCGATGTTCAAAATGGAAACCGTAGTTTATATGGGCGACGAGGATCTTCGTCGTCAGGAACTCAACGCGATCCGCATGAGAATGATGGGCGCGAAAGTAGTCGGAGTTTCCAGCGGAACCGCGACTCTCAAGGACGCGACGAGCGAAGCGATGCGCGACTGGGCATTAAACGTTTCTAATACACATTATATCGTGGGTTCTTCGATCGGACCACATCCGTTTCCAACGATCGTTCGCGATTTTCAATCCGTGATCGGAATTGAATCCAGAAAACAATTCAAAAAAGTAAACGGAAAACTTCCGAACGCGGTCATCGCATGTGTGGGCGGAGGATCGAACGCGATCGGAATGTTTTACGGATTCCTCAAAGATAAAAAAGTAAAACTCTACGGAGTGGAAGCGGGCGGTTATTCTACAAAACCCGGAGAACATTCGGCGACGATCCAATTCGGAAAAACTGGATTCCTACACGGAACCAAAACTCTCGTGATCCAAGACGAGGCCGGTCAGATCGTTCCCGCTCATTCCGTTTCCGCCGGACTTGATTATCCGGGAGTCGGACCGGAACATGCGCACTTTCATAAAAGCGGAAGAGTGACATACGCGAACGTTGACGACGAAGGTGCGTTAGACGCCTTTCTTGAAGTTTGCCGTATAGAAGGAATTATTCCCGCGTTGGAAACATCGCATGCGTTCCGTTATGCGAAGGATCTCGCGAAGACGATGGGAAAAAAAGAAGATATCTTAATCTGTCTTTCCGGAAGAGGGGACAAGGACGTCGCCGAGGTTGCAAGACTTCGCAAAGGAGAATTTGTTTGA